The following coding sequences lie in one Glycine soja cultivar W05 chromosome 16, ASM419377v2, whole genome shotgun sequence genomic window:
- the LOC114390744 gene encoding 60S ribosomal protein L8-3-like — protein MGRVIRAQRKGAGSVFKSHTHHRKGPARFRSLDFGERNGYLKGVVTDVIHDPGRGAPLAKVAFRHPFRYKKQNELFIAAEGLYTGQFIYCGKKATLVVGNVLPLRSIPEGAVICNVEHHVGDRGVFARASGDYAIVISHNPDNDTSRIKLPSGSKKIVPSDCRAMIGQVAGGGRTEKPLLKAGNAYHKFRVKRNCWPKVRGVAMNPVEHPHGGGNHQHIGHASTVRRDAPPGQKVGLIAARRTGRLRGQAAATAAKADKA, from the exons ATGGGACGTGTGATCCGTGCGCAGCGTAAGGGAGCAGGCTCGGTCTTCAAGTCCCACACGCACCACCGCAAGGGCCCTGCACGCTTCCGGAGCCTGGACTTCGGGGAGCGCAACGGCTACCTCAAGGGCGTGGTCACCGACGTCATCCATGACCCTGGCCGCGGCGCGCCGCTCGCCAAGGTCGCCTTCCGCCACCCTTTCAGATACAAGAAGCAGAACGAGCTCTTCATTGCCGCCGAGGGCCTCTACACCGGTCAGTTCATCTACTGCGGCAAGAAGGCCACCCTTGTTGTCGGGAACGTTCTACCCCTGAGGTCCATCCCCGAAGGAGCCGTCATCTGCAACGTCGAGCATCACGTCGGCGACCGCGGCGTCTTTGCCAGGGCGTCTGGCGACTACGCCATTGTTATCAGTCACAACCCTGATAATGACACCTCTAG GATTAAACTCCCATCTGGTTCAAAAAAGATTGTTCCTAGTGACTGTAGGGCCATGATTGGGCAAGTTGCAGGTGGAGGGAGAACTGAGAAGCCTCTTCTCAAGGCTGGAAATGCTTACCACAAGTTTAGAGTGAAGAGGAACTGCTGGCCCAAGGTTCGTGGTGTTGCTATGAACCCTGTTGAGCATCCCCACGGAGGAGGTAACCACCAGCATATCGGTCATGCTAGTACTGTCAGGCGTGATGCTCCTCCTGGACAGAAGGTTGGTCTCATTGCCGCAAGGAGGACTGGTCGTCTTAGGGGACAAGCTGCTGCAACTGCTGCTAAGGCTGATAAGGCTTAA